The following nucleotide sequence is from Microbulbifer sp. A4B17.
CCCTGGACGTGCTGGTAGTAGCACCTTACCCGGTAATGGTTGGTTCTGTAATCCGCTCTCGCGTTGTTGGCGTTCTGAACATGACCGATGAATCCGGTGTTGACGCCAAGCTTCTGGCCGTTCCGCACACCAAGCTGACCAAGCTGTACGATCACGTTGAAGAAATCAGTGACCTGCCCGAGCTGCTGATCAAGCAGATCGAGCACTACTTCGAAAACTACAAAGCCCTGGAAGCAGGCAAGTGGGTTAAAGTAGAAGGCTGGGCTGATGCCGAAGCTGCACGCAAAGAAGTTATGGCTTCCCGCGAGCGCTACCTGAAAGAAGAAGGCTAATCCCCTTTTCTTTGAGCAATAAAAAACCGGCCAAGTGCCGGTTTTTTATTGCCTGTTTGGAGAGACCCTGTCAGTTAACT
It contains:
- the ppa gene encoding inorganic diphosphatase, which translates into the protein MSFDKIPAGKELPNDINVIIEIPANHDPIKYEVDKDSDAVFVDRFVATPMFYPANYGYVPQTLSEDGDPLDVLVVAPYPVMVGSVIRSRVVGVLNMTDESGVDAKLLAVPHTKLTKLYDHVEEISDLPELLIKQIEHYFENYKALEAGKWVKVEGWADAEAARKEVMASRERYLKEEG